Proteins found in one Erythrobacter sp. 3-20A1M genomic segment:
- a CDS encoding cytochrome c family protein: protein MSPLTSREGVQLTHEIALIEASQAWRTIAVSFASKTVARNARAAGSRIAATQRNEFAGLLEAIQSRLNWATAGQNRKRRNHDSRTNGHHPPFRTTREANYSLRAMGGAGTRPGGRAIGVVMALTLCALLAACKQPPDSRYAPDPAAAQRGLVAMKQVGCASCHEIPGIGWPTGRTGPSLSGFDDFGLIAGSVPNTPGNLSAFVRNAPRVKPGSTMPAMPLSEKEARDVAAYLYGLDDE, encoded by the coding sequence GTGTCGCCGCTGACCTCGCGCGAAGGAGTCCAGCTCACGCACGAAATAGCCCTGATCGAGGCCAGCCAGGCGTGGCGCACGATTGCCGTCTCCTTCGCCTCGAAGACCGTGGCACGAAATGCACGCGCCGCGGGGTCCCGCATCGCCGCCACTCAGCGCAATGAGTTTGCCGGTTTGCTCGAAGCGATCCAGTCCAGGCTCAATTGGGCCACAGCCGGTCAGAACCGCAAGCGCCGCAACCATGATAGCAGGACGAATGGCCATCATCCTCCTTTTCGCACTACACGTGAGGCCAATTACAGCCTCCGAGCGATGGGGGGCGCCGGAACGAGGCCGGGGGGGCGAGCGATCGGAGTGGTCATGGCGCTGACGCTATGCGCGCTGCTAGCCGCTTGCAAGCAGCCACCGGACTCTCGCTACGCACCGGACCCGGCGGCCGCACAGCGCGGCCTTGTGGCAATGAAGCAGGTGGGGTGCGCATCGTGTCACGAGATACCGGGCATTGGCTGGCCCACCGGGCGCACCGGGCCATCGTTGTCTGGTTTCGACGATTTCGGTTTGATTGCGGGCTCCGTGCCGAACACCCCCGGGAACCTCTCCGCCTTCGTGCGCAATGCGCCACGGGTAAAGCCGGGTTCGACCATGCCGGCTATGCCCTTGAGCGAAAAGGAGGCTCGCGACGTGGCGGCGTACCTCTATGGTCTCGACGATGAGTGA
- a CDS encoding cytochrome b: protein MIGQLRTWAERYRGRGKFTPVGVTFHWVMAGVVLYQLISGWAMQRYLAGPDKLEAYRLHSEIGLTLLFFGALRLLWRLMVPGPINDADDAGWRSKVAYATEGVFYALFVILPLSGWTLWSAIQPARPLSLLGLVPVPPMPFQDFSPELQYRVLDIAEDVHVGAVILLALLVPLHTFAALKHHFWDRDDVLEGMLPEVPDTNWHPGGPNYSRPGAPSLPPSKAG, encoded by the coding sequence ATGATCGGGCAGCTCCGCACCTGGGCCGAGCGTTATCGCGGGCGCGGCAAATTCACCCCGGTGGGAGTGACGTTTCACTGGGTGATGGCCGGGGTAGTACTGTACCAGCTGATTTCCGGTTGGGCGATGCAGCGCTATCTCGCGGGGCCAGACAAGCTTGAGGCGTACCGTCTACATTCGGAGATCGGCCTCACATTACTTTTCTTCGGGGCGCTGCGACTGCTCTGGCGGTTGATGGTGCCGGGTCCGATCAACGATGCCGACGACGCCGGATGGCGATCGAAGGTCGCTTACGCCACGGAAGGCGTATTCTATGCCCTGTTCGTGATCCTTCCCCTCTCGGGCTGGACGCTGTGGTCGGCGATCCAGCCCGCCCGCCCTCTGTCGCTTCTAGGACTCGTACCGGTTCCGCCCATGCCCTTTCAGGACTTTTCACCGGAACTGCAGTACCGGGTTCTCGATATCGCAGAAGATGTGCACGTCGGCGCGGTTATCTTGCTGGCTCTTTTGGTGCCTCTGCATACGTTCGCGGCGCTGAAGCACCATTTCTGGGATCGCGATGACGTTCTCGAGGGCATGTTACCGGAGGTGCCGGATACAAACTGGCACCCGGGAGGGCCGAACTATAGCCGGCCAGGCGCGCCCTCTCTTCCTCCGTCAAAAGCTGGCTGA
- a CDS encoding cytochrome c oxidase assembly protein, which produces MPNAPLIWIPYCGMGPGPGDWLSRWNFDPLLGLGLLAGLFAWRQWGAHHERRSAFAASAVAAGLFFSPFCALGSALFTVRVIHDVILAAMLAPLIMRAFALQRRHIPGSVTLWTAAHAAIFLGWHAPTLYEAAMNSSPVFWVMQFTITGSAAVWWSRVLRAPPTKAVGALLAAMLAMGLLGAILTFALVPLYAPHFLTTAAWGLTPLEDQQLAGVIMWAPASLIYLIAALGILFRSLWPEPVR; this is translated from the coding sequence TTGCCCAATGCGCCTCTTATCTGGATTCCTTATTGCGGCATGGGACCGGGGCCGGGCGACTGGCTAAGCCGCTGGAATTTCGACCCGCTTCTCGGGCTTGGATTGCTGGCGGGCTTATTCGCCTGGCGGCAATGGGGCGCGCACCACGAGCGAAGGTCGGCCTTCGCCGCGAGCGCGGTTGCCGCAGGACTGTTTTTCAGCCCGTTCTGCGCCCTTGGATCGGCCTTATTCACGGTGCGGGTCATCCACGACGTCATTCTCGCGGCAATGCTCGCGCCCTTGATCATGCGCGCTTTTGCATTACAACGCCGGCACATTCCAGGATCCGTCACGCTTTGGACAGCTGCCCACGCGGCCATCTTTCTTGGTTGGCACGCGCCGACGCTGTACGAAGCTGCGATGAATTCCAGCCCGGTGTTCTGGGTCATGCAGTTCACGATCACGGGAAGCGCGGCGGTCTGGTGGAGCAGAGTTCTGCGAGCGCCGCCTACGAAAGCGGTGGGAGCGCTGCTTGCGGCGATGCTGGCGATGGGGCTCTTGGGAGCGATCCTGACCTTCGCCCTGGTTCCGCTTTACGCGCCGCATTTTTTGACGACCGCTGCCTGGGGACTGACTCCGCTCGAAGACCAGCAACTGGCCGGGGTCATCATGTGGGCACCCGCCTCGCTCATCTACCTGATCGCGGCACTCGGCATTCTCTTCCGATCGTTGTGGCCCGAGCCGGTCAGATGA
- a CDS encoding aldehyde dehydrogenase family protein: MNSASPPATPVLCIYGYDEIDLAIEQANALPYAYQGFVFTERLPIANYCIQSLAGSAVMLNDHTAFRVDWMPIAGPRRSRLGVGRIAYTMADMSIEKMAVWNWPAAAS; encoded by the coding sequence GTGAATTCGGCCAGTCCACCAGCCACCCCCGTACTCTGCATATATGGTTACGACGAAATCGATCTGGCTATCGAGCAGGCGAATGCCCTGCCTTACGCCTATCAAGGCTTTGTATTCACCGAGCGGTTGCCAATCGCCAATTATTGTATCCAGTCTCTGGCGGGATCGGCTGTGATGTTGAACGACCATACGGCCTTCCGCGTCGACTGGATGCCTATTGCAGGGCCGCGTCGCTCCCGGCTCGGTGTCGGCCGGATCGCCTACACGATGGCGGATATGAGCATTGAAAAAATGGCCGTCTGGAACTGGCCTGCGGCGGCATCATAA
- a CDS encoding helix-turn-helix domain-containing protein, translated as MRIGQLARITGVKSETIRFYEREGILAAPPRTQANYRDYGPAEEARLKFIRRARDLGFSMARIRDLLDLSDDADRSCAGIDALARSHLGEVECKIASLEALRTELGRMIAACEQDTVGDCRIIDALADTAEP; from the coding sequence ATGAGAATTGGTCAACTTGCCCGGATAACCGGCGTCAAATCAGAAACAATCCGCTTCTACGAGCGCGAGGGTATCCTCGCTGCCCCTCCGCGCACGCAGGCCAATTATCGCGATTATGGACCTGCAGAGGAAGCGCGCCTTAAATTCATACGGCGCGCGCGTGATCTCGGCTTCTCCATGGCACGCATCAGGGACTTGCTCGATCTCTCCGATGACGCCGACCGGTCCTGCGCAGGCATCGACGCTCTGGCCAGAAGCCATCTCGGCGAAGTCGAGTGCAAGATCGCGAGCCTGGAGGCGTTGCGGACGGAACTTGGGCGCATGATCGCTGCCTGCGAGCAAGACACTGTAGGCGATTGCCGCATCATCGATGCACTTGCTGATACCGCCGAGCCTTGA
- a CDS encoding cation transporter, which translates to MRKTCCGPDEAGASNNDPTWRRILWIALGLNAIMFGVEIVAGIAADSRALQADALDFLGDAANYAISLGVAGMALVWRARAALVKAATMLAFGLWVLGSAIWGFFVGASPDPGTMGAIGSLALAVNLAVAAMLFRYRSGDANMRSVWICSRNDAIGNIAVLAAAIGVFGTGRAWPDLVVASIMAGLAVWGSAEVSKQARGELRST; encoded by the coding sequence ATGAGAAAGACCTGCTGCGGTCCCGATGAGGCCGGTGCAAGCAACAACGATCCGACATGGCGGCGCATTCTGTGGATCGCGCTAGGCCTTAATGCAATCATGTTCGGTGTGGAGATCGTGGCAGGCATTGCTGCGGATTCGCGCGCCTTGCAGGCCGACGCGCTCGACTTTCTCGGTGATGCGGCAAACTATGCTATCAGTCTCGGCGTAGCCGGGATGGCGCTCGTCTGGCGCGCGCGGGCGGCTCTCGTAAAGGCGGCGACCATGCTGGCTTTCGGCCTGTGGGTGCTCGGCTCGGCCATCTGGGGTTTCTTTGTCGGGGCGTCGCCCGACCCGGGAACGATGGGCGCCATCGGTTCTCTTGCTCTGGCGGTAAATCTCGCCGTCGCCGCGATGCTGTTCCGGTATCGCTCGGGCGATGCGAACATGCGCTCGGTGTGGATCTGTTCGCGCAACGACGCGATCGGTAATATCGCCGTGCTGGCGGCAGCGATTGGCGTTTTCGGCACCGGCCGTGCGTGGCCCGATCTGGTTGTGGCGAGCATCATGGCAGGACTGGCGGTGTGGGGAAGTGCCGAAGTCTCCAAACAGGCCCGTGGCGAACTGCGCTCTACCTAA
- a CDS encoding cytochrome c/FTR1 family iron permease encodes MHRIVSATVHPALRLILLALALCLSVTANAEEPDVRTTWRLLDYIAVDYASAVSEGRVADEFEYREMVEFSDVVARQIAALPDTKDNQALIRRSDQLRALIANKEPAERVGRLARALAASLLTAYPVPLAPSQAPDLDRARTLFAQNCASCHGAAGSAPPAAMQALDPPPIDFTDIDRARQRSAFGLYQVITQGLEGTSMASFASLSDEDRWALAFHAGSIAFEDVAKGERIWREDDGIRQLVPDLETLAALTPESLAEQIGEDRALAVMAYLRANPDAVGQANDAGSLAFVRDTLDRSLSAYRAGNREEARQLALSAYLDGFEPLEALLATRDGGLMREVEQALGQFRAGIESGANPSELQQLRARIDSLLARAEEALAPEAASEISTFLGAFTILLREGIEALLVVIAMIAFVKKSHRFEVLPYVHGGWIAALLAGVATWVLATYFVSISGASREMTEGIGALLAAVILVSVGIWMHGKSQAEEWRRYIQEKMGKALSRGSAWFLFGLAFVVVYREAFETILFYAALWNPQSSGIILAGALSAVALLALIAWAMLRYSRKLPITQFFRYSAILIAILAVILAGKGVGAFQEAGVLSATFIAGLPRLAELGFFPTVETIGAQLLTLLALIAGFRVSRSPSGPQPAAVEG; translated from the coding sequence ATGCATCGCATCGTCTCCGCCACCGTCCATCCGGCACTGCGGCTCATTCTGCTGGCGCTTGCGCTGTGTCTGTCCGTCACCGCGAACGCGGAAGAACCCGACGTGCGAACCACTTGGCGTCTGCTCGATTATATCGCGGTCGACTACGCCTCCGCCGTTTCCGAGGGACGTGTTGCCGACGAATTCGAATATCGCGAAATGGTGGAGTTTTCCGATGTCGTGGCGCGGCAGATCGCTGCATTGCCGGATACTAAAGACAATCAAGCACTCATCCGCCGATCGGACCAGCTGCGAGCTCTGATCGCCAATAAGGAACCCGCCGAGCGAGTTGGGCGCTTAGCGCGCGCGCTGGCAGCCTCGTTGCTGACAGCCTACCCGGTTCCGCTTGCCCCTTCGCAAGCGCCCGACCTTGACCGCGCCCGCACTCTCTTCGCGCAGAACTGCGCCTCGTGTCACGGCGCCGCCGGAAGTGCGCCACCGGCCGCAATGCAGGCACTTGATCCCCCGCCGATCGACTTTACCGATATCGACCGGGCACGGCAGCGCAGTGCGTTCGGGCTTTACCAGGTCATCACGCAAGGGCTGGAAGGAACGTCCATGGCCAGCTTCGCATCGCTGTCCGACGAGGATCGCTGGGCGCTTGCATTCCATGCCGGCAGCATTGCTTTTGAAGATGTGGCCAAGGGCGAGCGTATTTGGCGGGAAGATGATGGCATACGCCAGCTTGTCCCCGATCTCGAGACGCTCGCCGCGCTCACACCGGAAAGTCTGGCCGAGCAGATCGGCGAGGACCGTGCGCTCGCCGTCATGGCCTATCTTCGCGCCAATCCCGATGCGGTGGGACAGGCAAATGACGCAGGTTCGCTCGCCTTCGTTCGCGATACGCTCGATCGCAGCCTGTCAGCTTATCGGGCTGGCAACCGAGAGGAAGCGCGGCAGCTTGCCCTGTCTGCCTATCTCGACGGGTTTGAACCCCTGGAGGCCCTCCTGGCAACGCGCGATGGCGGTTTGATGCGGGAGGTAGAACAGGCGCTCGGGCAATTCCGGGCCGGAATAGAGTCCGGTGCGAATCCATCCGAACTACAGCAACTAAGGGCTCGCATCGATAGTCTGCTGGCAAGAGCCGAGGAAGCGTTGGCTCCTGAGGCGGCCAGCGAAATCTCGACCTTTCTCGGGGCGTTCACCATCCTGCTGCGCGAGGGGATCGAAGCACTTCTGGTTGTGATCGCCATGATCGCCTTTGTGAAAAAGTCGCACCGCTTCGAGGTACTGCCCTATGTCCATGGCGGGTGGATCGCTGCTCTTCTTGCAGGTGTCGCCACCTGGGTCCTGGCAACCTACTTTGTGAGCATCAGCGGTGCGAGCCGCGAGATGACCGAAGGGATCGGCGCGCTGCTTGCGGCTGTCATTCTCGTGTCGGTCGGGATCTGGATGCATGGCAAATCCCAGGCCGAGGAATGGCGGCGCTATATCCAGGAAAAAATGGGCAAGGCGCTTTCGCGCGGATCGGCATGGTTTCTCTTTGGTCTTGCATTCGTGGTCGTCTACCGGGAAGCGTTCGAGACTATCCTGTTCTACGCTGCCCTGTGGAACCCGCAGAGCAGCGGCATCATACTGGCAGGTGCCTTGTCCGCAGTAGCGCTGCTGGCGCTCATTGCATGGGCCATGCTGCGCTACAGCCGCAAACTGCCGATCACCCAGTTCTTCCGCTACAGTGCTATCCTGATTGCGATCCTTGCGGTCATTCTCGCGGGCAAGGGCGTGGGCGCTTTCCAGGAGGCCGGAGTTCTTTCCGCCACTTTCATTGCCGGCTTGCCGCGCCTCGCCGAACTCGGCTTCTTCCCGACTGTCGAGACGATCGGCGCGCAATTGCTCACGCTGCTGGCCCTGATTGCCGGATTTCGGGTAAGTCGATCACCATCGGGACCGCAGCCGGCAGCTGTCGAGGGATAG